The Solanum lycopersicum chromosome 2, SLM_r2.1 DNA window TAAAGATCAATCTAGGGGAGGTTTTAAGGGAAGAAAAGATTCAAGTTTCTCaaattatgttatatcttgATTGATtgatctagtttgtagaagatgatctttaccccttaaccctaggtttaattgattaatgttggttcaattgaattggttttttGTCGAATTACTATCCTcttatgtttttgtataaataattactaaattagggtgaattatagtcctatcatgatagttcttgattaattgatttagTTTATGACTTTGATCTATGTATCTTATCTTAAACAATGAACTGGTATTGGATTATGATATAGTGATAAAATTAGCTTTGTTATCATATTGTTATGGTTATATGATGATACTATACCCTCATTGGGTTGAGTAAGGGTTTTGGTAAgaatttgatgatgaattatgaaggagacttagaaagtcttttgatccctattctttacttcaattattgttaattgtgattaagtcataaTGTTGTATTACAATATGAATTGTATAAGGATTGacagggttggtatgatgtttaattgaaaagtcttgactatggtttatGCTGTGTTGGATAAGAattttataaggatggtgatgatttaCACTTATCATGCTTTGAAGAATGTTAATGttctaacctcacttatatgaattgtcaTGAAAGGATTATGcttatgaaattattattgagatatgatgattatgatgatttttatacaacggttagaccctatgacctacaataatCTATGATGcttaataatgaaattaaagttatttaaaaaaggACTCTACCTTAGCACCGACAGAACTATAGTGAGGAGTTTCCCTTCCCACATAGAGAAgataggatcactaatgtactttTGAGATTGGAGAATACAATGCATTTAGCATAGAGAGTGTCCCAACTATATAAGGTATTACTTGAACTATGTTGTACCGATAGGAatactagatagtggatccacatagttgctatgttcatgttttggtacaaCCTTTTCATGTTGTCctccttctttcggtgtagagttccatgacaccgaattccacattagctcatgtggtctatgtcatttAAGGAAacatgttcccaaaaggtaaaatgaattaaagaaatTAACTCTACCTAAGATAACCTAAGGgatttagcttagtctaggtagttGTCTAAGACTCTACCTAAATATTGCACTAGCTTGCCTTGAAGGTAGTCTTAGGAGGATtttattatgtatgaatatgcttgTAATtgtacataatatttatatgatgaatttgcacattgttgatactatatgttgattagtttcacttatgaatatgtgttggtctacatttttaaagtatgattatatgtactcttaaatgtcaCGCTATGTGAATTGggatgttggtcatgattcttgttctGTTACTTcattgagtaaggttataggGCTTTGctttgtcattgcacttgttgacttgataggggttgtGGTAATTGTCTTTCTTTAGTTATGTGATGAGGAACTCTTATTAATGTTAGTGGTTATTTATGACATGATGAAAGAGTTACTTTTCATGCCTTCaattacatgatatgcatgttgacattactagtttttatgttgatgttcTTGAGATGTACGTTCCTATGAAACAATGAATATATCTTATTGATTGGAATGGTCTTATTGagtgtgcataaaggttttcaaggtaaattgaatatttaaggaaatttcaatttttagtatattttcatgatatgtgtgaatatggtctcatacatagtacaagtggtgtacaaaccacatttcttccttttccccaacactTCAGGTTTTGCCCATAGAAGGGCATTTAAAGAAGACTTTGAAAAAGACTTGGAATTATTTATTATCCatttttggtaggtcctcacctaAGAGGGCAACGCCACAATCAAGCCTATGATGTTGCTTTAGTATTAAAACTCTTATGTTCTGTCCGTTTCATTGGGATATTAGACATCGTATGACCTATATTTGATCTTGTTTCATTTGTGTATGGGCTAGACGTAAATTGTATACTCTTATGAGATGGTTATGAGCTGAGGTCAATGCCAcaacgaagggtctatgtatacttgataaATATCTATTATGTCTATGAAGAGGTCTATGTTAACCTAAATGTAGAagtagtaaaaaaatttaaatttcctCTAATTTCACCTATGAATGTAACGATGTAAGAtaagagtctagtcttagtcctcataGAGGACGACGACACCGGTTACGTGTAGGGGGTATTCCCAGATGTGACAACCCATTTTTAGAGTAACAACTCTAGAAAATTGAATTGTTAGAATCATCTTTGAAAGGAattcttggggaaaggaatccaaaGAGTTAAGAACCCTTACCGTATTGAGAAATAATCCACGAAATTCTAGTGAAAAAACTTGGGAATTTGATCTTCTTGTTCAagattccttcttcttcaatggaggatgaatATAGGGAGAAAGTAGAGATAGATGAGAGCTTTATGGTATTTTATAGTGAGTAAATGTGAGAGAATCACATTGAAAACCATTATAAAGGCATCCCATTAAGTACCCAAAAGACCCCACACTTAAATGAAccttttaataaagtaaaaatttgaattccaaatttcagattttttcaTCGGGAAACAATTAAGTGACGTGGAGCTTCTCCCGCAagatttcttaattaattttttagacAGAGGAGTCTGCACCGTGCCCGTGATGCATACTTGATTTTTGGACAAAGGCACACCAAGTCCGCGACGTGGACCCATCTCTCCTATAACATTTGGTCTGCTGGTTTGGCAGCTTGCTTGACTATGTTTGGGGTCTCTCCATTGACCCCCAATTAGACCCTAGGGGGTCGTACcttgaatttttaaatcaatataCATTGTTTTACCTATATAAAGTAATTTTACCAGTTTTATACCTCATAAAACACCTCTAAGCCTTCACAAAACCTAAGGACATTTAAGTAGTTCAATTACACTAGCTTGCGGACGTCATGCACGTTTCTTGACGACTTGACACTAAAACTTCCCAAATgatttataaacattatttaaagACGTAGAAAAGTGTTACTAACCTTAGACCAACATGTGAGTCTCTAGATAAACTATTGGACTTTTAGAGTGTTACGTTATCCCCCCTTTGGTATATTCcaccccgaatgacactaaaatgtTTTGTAGAAGGAGGATAGACTCAACACTAGCAGAACAACTAACAACATACATATATTCATGAGTCACAGCTCATAGGAGTTCCTTCTCAACATCATAATGAGATCAAAACGACGTTAACGTGTTACCATGATATTCTTCTACCAAAACATCAAAAGACCGAAAAATCTCAAGAAGACAAAACATATATTTCACATAAGTCCAAGATAACATAAAAAGCCTTTTTTATGAAAACTCTTTTGGACATTAACTTTACAAAAATATGCACATACTTAAAAACAAGACgaatttatattaaatcattatttccCTCATTTATAGGAAAAACTAACCTTAATTAGAAATGAGATGAGGATAAAGGGACTTCATGTCGGTCTCTTCCTCCAATGTTGCTTCCTCAAataggtggtttctccatagtATTTCAACGGAGgcaacctctttgttcctcaacataTTCACTTGTCGATCAAGGATTTATACAAAAACCTAATCATATGAGAGGTTCTTATGCACTCCTAGACCTTTAATACGTAGGATATATGTCGGGTTACCTATGcatttcttaagcatagaaacataaAACACCGGACCAATAGAAACTAGTTCCATACgtagtttcaattcataggtaacttttccGACCTGTTGAAAAACATAATAAGGAAAAATGTACCGAAAACATTACTTCCCCTTCTGTCCAAATTTTATCACCCGcttcatgggtgaaatcttcaaataaaCATGATCACCTATTTCAAACTCAAGATCTCTTATcctattgtcggcataagacttttttAAACTATACCCCATTTACAACCTATCCCTTATGACCCGAACATTCTCTGTAGCCTCATATATAATCTTAGGACCAAGGGTTGAAGAGAgactggagatctacaccttctGCCATAAATAGCTTCAAAAAGATCCTTAGAAGTActtgaatggtagctattattataaaagAAGTCAATAAACGATAGTTGTTCATCccaaaaacttttaaaataaatcacataagCTAATAGCATATCTTTGATTGTTTTTTTGGTATGTTACACTTGACCATCAGCTTGatgatgaaaagcggtgctaagCTTCAATTGTGTACCTAAACACTTTTGAAATGCTTTCCATATacgagaagtgaattgggaaCCTGTATCTGATGTGATGGATAGAGGAATCACATAAAGAATCACAATCACTTTAATGTATATTGTTGCATATAATTCGGCCATATAGGTAAACTTAACGTGGATAAAGTTGGAAGATTTGGCCAATGTATCAACAATAACCCCTATCGAATCATTTTGCCTCCGGGTTAAAGACAACAATATAACAAATTCCATATTGATATCTTCCCAGTTCAAAGTAGGAATATACATGATTTTGTTAAACCACCCGGTTTTAGATGCTCAACTTTTGGAACCATAGGCtttttctcaaataaatttCTCAAAACATCAACATCTCGTACAGATAATCTCCCCTGGTACCTAAGAACAACATCCCCCTTTAGGAGAATAGCTCATTGAGTTTACTAAGTACCGAATCCTTGAACTCCACACTACaggatcaaggtgttgctttTATTTCACCTCAACTACTAGTGACAATTCAGAGTTATAATGCAACATAAAACCCTCATTTGGACAAGCTTCTAATACTTCACCCAAATAAGCCAACTTGTGCACATCCTTCAATAGTTAATTCTTCTCTTCTTCCACATAAGACACGCTAGCCATAGGCATACTACATAAATCATCCGCAACCACTTTACCCTTGTCAGGCTGGTAaagacactcatgtcataatccttcgaAAGTTTAAACCATCTTCTTTAgaggagattcaactccttttgtgtaaacacatattgaagacgtTTATGGTCAATGAAAACGTCAACgttaatgtcacgacccaacccggtgggccgtgactagtgcccgttttggacacccacatacaaacctgctaagtataaccaactgaaactaagacaatatggaatttaatcaaatcaagcaaaccccaacgtcatatatatatatatatatatatatatatatatatatatatatatatataaagaggacctgtctcataaggagtcataaccattcaaccataaaagcatacgcgagccgacaaggccgccactatttaaagcataataacatacgtaagccgacaaggctgccactacacaatacacaatgatgtacgcagccgacaaggctgcccctgtacaagaggacatcccaaacaaaccatgtccagaccattatccaaaacatatatatacaacccacataatgtccatagacctctaagagtacattagtgaaactcgaccggacagggccccgccacaCCCATAGacaagcaaaagactacacaaaagttatgtaccaaaacgactagGCTCCAGAACAGTGgtgctctcccaatcagcagagtagatatcctaggcgggaggatcaccgaactgtgcgtctacacctgcgggcatgaaacgcagccccccgaggaaaggggggtcagtacggacaatgtactgagtatgtaaagcataaggtaaagatgacaggacaCCAATATGTCAAGTCGAAACAAGATATCGCTACACctatacccttttaagtgaaaatcatgcatatatttaacatataaggtgcccagcttccctagtaaggggctcggcaaaataatcatcacgtcatctccgtcattatcatcatcatgacCATCCTCATaaccaatcatatatatcatatacCTACCCGGACCTCTAGTGAAGAACttggtgacatatgcaagaaactccgcacgaacattacccggcctaatatttctttaatcacttggaacttaaaataaaaactcattccccggacttacgtctactCGATCATGATGCACACTAcgcataaaaaaaatacgaggcataacatccttccccccttaggaacattcgtcctcgaatgttaagttagcgtcttacAAAAAAACCAATTCCaacgaggtctctctaaaagttatacctatcaacctgcattccgtaacttacagatgcctcacagctacataatctcattatctatcaatatagtcaagctaggaattgaattacctgcaggtacggggaacaagtagggatacttgttcttcatttcgtcttccgcttcccaagtcatctcctccctattgttattttgccacaacactttgacggaagccacatccttagtacgtaaccttctaacctggcgatcaagtatagccacgggtttctcctcatatgaaaACTCttctgttacctgaatatcatctacggggaatactctagaaggatcaccaacaCATTTATATAGCATCGATACacggaagactggatgtaccgcctccaaatcagatggtagatccaactcataggcaaccttgcctatcctacgaacaatctgataaggcccaatgtatctcggactgagcttccccttcctgccgaatctcatcacacccctcatgggtgataccttcaggaatacccagtcatcAATCTGAAACTTTAAATCTCGACGctgattatctgcatatgacttctgtcgactctgggatactaataatctttcttgaataagcttcaccttgtcaacagcttgctgaatcacatccgagCCTATTAAATTAGTCTCGcaaacatcaaaccaaccaataggtgatctgcacttcctcccatataaggcctcgtacggtgccatctggatactagaatggtagctatttttataagcaaactcaatgagaggcaagtggtcatcccaactacctttgaagtcaataatacaggctcgcaacatatcttctagtgtctgaatagtacgctcagcctgcccatcagtctgagggtgaaatgttgtgctaaggttcacctgtgtccccaatcccttctaaaacgatctccaaaagttggctgtaaattgagctcctctgtctgatataatggacgtgggaaccccatgaagtctcactatctccctaaCATATAATCTCGCATAAtattcagccgaataagtagtcctgactggaagaaaatgggccgatttcgtcatCCTATCTACAATAAaacatatagagtcatacttccgttgagtgcgaggtaagcatgtaatgaagtccatattaatcatctcccatttccaagttgggatctctatctcctgtaataatccaccaggcttttgatgttcgatcttgacttgttgacaattcgggcactgagcaacaaactccgctatgtcctttttcatgccatcccaccaatataagcatctgaggtcatgatacattttcgtTGACCCAGGGTGAAGAATAatgggcagagtgtgcctctcccataacctgccgtcgtagccacgcagtatcgggtacacacaatctgccttcatatcgtaacactccgtcaggtgtaaccttaaatgaggtcttttccttttgaagaccggcatctctatactgtgccagaatagggtccttgtattggtttctcattacctcatctatgattaaggactcagcaacctctcgaatagaaactccactatcttctgaATTAGCTACACGGACTCCAAAGCTGGATaaccgctgaatctcccgaaccatatccctcctttctggttgtacatctgtcaaactacccatggacttacggctaagagcatctgctacaacattcgctttccctggatgatataaaatatcaacatcataatcctttagcaactctaaccaccgcctctatcgtaagttcagctccttctgtttaaagatatattggagactcttatgatctgtatagatgtccacatggacaccatataaataatgcctccatatcttcaaggcattaACCACGACCGCTTACTCTAGATCGTGactaggatagttcttttcatgcttcctaagctGTCGGGActcataggctataactttgccatgctgcatcagtacacatcctagccccacacatgaagcatcacaataaataacatagccgtctggtccctccggaagagttaggactagagctgtagtcaatttgtctttcaatagctggaagcttcgctcacaagcatcagtccactggaacttggctgccttttgagttagccttttcaaaggcgctgaaattgaggcaaacttttctatgaatctcctgtaatatcctgctaaccccagaaagttgcgtacctcagtaggtgtcgtaggtctgggcaaAG harbors:
- the LOC138342016 gene encoding uncharacterized protein, whose amino-acid sequence is MGSLTDVQPERRDMVREIQRLSSFGVRVANSEDSGVSIREVAESLIIDEMAPYEALYGRKCRSPIGWFDVCETNLIGSDVIQQAVDKVKLIQERLLVSQSRQKSYADNQRRDLKFQIDDWVFLKVAYELDLPSDLEAVHPVFRVSMLYKCVGDPSRVFPVDDIQVTEEFSYEEKPVAILDRQVDRYNF